In the genome of Pyrobaculum islandicum DSM 4184, the window AGGAGAGATACCCGCGTACTTCTCCCACGTCTTTTACAGAAGAACTTCAAGGTTGTAGCTATAGCGGAGAGCTTTAGTCTTGAAGACGGTTACTCAATATACGCGGGAGTTCTAGCGCGTAGAGATGGCGTAGTAGAAGAAGTGGCGTTTGACATAGCAACTCTAGGAGGCACAGACGGCACAGAGTCTGTCTCTAGGATTCTAAAGGCTGTGCTTAGGCCCGACGTCGGCTTAGTCATGTTAGACGGCTGTGTAGTCTCTTTCTACAACTGGATAGACGGTGAGGAGCTGTGGAAGAGATTTAGAAAGCCTGTAGCTTGTTACGTCTTCGAAGAACCCGAGGGGAGGGTGGAGGAGGCTGTGAGAAAGCTTTTTACAGACTGGGAGAAGAGAGTGGAGGCATACAGAAGATTAGGCCCGCCGGTGCCTTATTATATGCGAAGCGGCTATAAGATATATGTGAGGGCTTGGGGGATAGACCCAATAGATGCCGGAAGGGCGGCCGAGCTGTGTACAAAATTCGGCAAGATGCCAGAACCGCTCCGCATAGCTAAGATAGTAGCTAGCGGGGCTAGACAATTCTTAAAAACCATCCGTATGAAGATATGACAATGGTAACTAGGAGGAGGTTTCTCGTCGGCGTAGTTGCCGCTACTGTTATAGTTGCTGTAGGAGGCAGCCTTCTGTTTTTCACGCGTAGACAAGAGACGCCGCCGGTTACAACAAAGGCGCCGCGCGGTGGACACTTAGCTGTCTATAACTACTCTTATTACATAGATAAAGATCTGCTTGTCGAGTTTGAGAAAGAGACCGGCATCAAGGTGATATACCAAGAGTTTGAAAGCGGGGAGGAGGCCTACGCCGCTCTCCTCAGAGGTGGGGGTGGATACGATCTTATTGTAGTGCCAGACACGTACCTAAAGGACGTGATTAAGAGGGGCTACGTGAGGAAGATAGACCACGGCAGACTTACAAACATTGGCAATATTGATCTAGCGTTTTTCGAAAACCCAAATGACCCTGGCCTTCAACACTCTGTTCCCTACGCCTTTGGTACTACGGGCTTTGCTGTCAATTACTACTCCATGGCTGTAGACGTTGGCAGAAGGCTTGACAGTTGGAGCGACCTCTTTGACTTCGACCTATTAGAGAAGATGAAGAACAGAGTAGCCATGCTAGAGGAGTTTATAGAGCCTGTCATGGCGGCTAAATACGCCCTCGGGATAGATCCCAACGACTGGAGCCAGGAGGCGGTGGATAAGGTGACGGATCTTCTAAAGAGACAGAAAGGCTACATCAGGGGGTACATGGGGATAAGCCAGATCGTGCCGGCTATAGCCGCCGGCGAGCTGTGGGTTTCGCAAATCTGGAGCGGAGACGCTGCCACAGCCCGCGACGAGTTTATTAAACACGCCGGCGAGAAAAACGCCGATAAGTTCGAGTACGTACTGCCAAAGCCCATGACGCACAGATGGGTCGACTTTATGGTCATCCCCCGCGACGCGAAAAACATCGACGCGGCATACGCCTTCATAGACTTCCTGCTTAGACCCGAGAACTCAGCCAGGATCACCAAGGCCTCCTACTACCCAACTGCGTTGAAGAGACAGCTAATAGAGAAATACCTCGATCCAGACATACTCCAAGATCCCGCAGTCTTTCCGCCTGAGGGGGCTAAGCTGATTTACCTAAACTACACGGAGGAGATGATTAAGGCGGTGGAGAAGATAAGCTACGCTGTTAAAGGCTAAACCAACCGTATTTAAACGGTTCACTGAACCGCCGCCCTAGAGGGCGGAGGCTTTCTGTTTGTAATATCCATTACAGTCATTACGGCTTATAAAGTCGTCCCCTTGTCTTTTTCTTGGCCCCTCTCCGGGGGCTCAGGGGCCCGCCTCGGGTGCGCCGGGGCGAGGGGGCGGGTCATACGGGGGCTGGCCGCTGATTGTTTATATTGCATCTGTCTCCGTGCCCCCGTCTGCCGCCCCAGGGGCCAAGTAGACGCCGTTCATGTGAAGAGTGTAGTTACGAGGTTATAAAGTTTGATAGTTCGGAGTGGAAAAATGGGTTGTTTTGTCTTTTCTATCAACTCTTGGTATCTCTTCTCTGCCCATGTCATGGGCACGTTGTCTCTGTGCGCTCTGAGACCACAAGAGGGACAACGTATGAAACGGCCGATCTCCACAGCCATCTTCGCGCCACACTTTAGACAGATGGCCGAATACAACCTTTCTTCCAGATACGGAAGACCGTGCCACTGAGCCAGCTTCTTCAACTTTCTTCTCTCTTGACCCCTCGCTCCCCCTGCCCCCTCTGGCGTATATGCCTAAAGACCGCGATATATATGGCAGTGGGCTTGGAGCTTAAAGACGCCGAAAGAGACCTCAAGAGCCTTGTTGTTAGAGTCTGGCAGAGTTGCCATATCAAAATTTCCAAGGTAGATGGGGTAGCGAGTATGCCAAGGCTTTGTCAAAATAGGAATTGACTTCTGTTTGAGGCTTGATCTGGGGAACTAGCCTTGCCAAGAGCCGGCTTTGAAACTCGTTGACTCCATACTGTTGACGCTTGATATTGATAGAGAGGCGGAGAGGATGGTTGGATATGTTTAAAACCCATGAGGTTACATAAGCTATGGCTCACGAGGAGCATAGGGCTAAGGGGCAACGCGTCGCAAGGTTCTATATTGTGACTGTGAGTACCTCTAGATACCGGGAGAAGGCAGAGGGGCGTACCCCTGTGGACGAGTCTGGAGACCTGGCGGAGAAGATGGCTAGAGAGGCCGGACATCAGGTCGTCGGCAGAGACTTAATTCCAGACGACCTCTACCTAATAAGGCGTAAAACCTTGGAGCTTATCTCGCGGGAGGACGTAGACATAGTGGTGTTCACTGGCGGCACCGGCCTTACTAAGACCGACGTCACTATAGAGGCCGTGAGACCGCTGTTTGAAAAAGAGATAGAGGGCTTTGGCGATGTGTTTAGATATTACAGTATACAAGAGGTGGGGACTGCCGCCTTTTTAACAAGGGCGACTGGGGGCATAGTCGGCGGCAAGGCCATCTTCCTACTGCCGGGTTCCCCCAACGCGGTGAAAGTCGGCATGAGGATAATCTTGGCCGAGGTCTCCCACATCCTCTACCTAATCAAGCAATGAGACAGATCGCAGTTGCAGTACATAGTGACTACATCCCTGGCCTGAGGGAGAGGGCCAGGCTTTTTGTACATGCTTTAGCGGACAGATGTCCAGACGCCGTTTTGCTGGTGGGCGGCTATTGGGGTCACATGAGAGATGTCGTCGACAGTGCGCTTGAAAGAGGTATGAAGGTTGTGATTTTTCTGCCAATTGAAAAAGAGGGGGTACAACTGCCGGAGCGGGTTGTAGTTATAAAAACGGGTTGTGAGTTTAGATGTCGGTCTGTTATAATGGTGCGTTCTGCAGATGTGGTAGCTGTCCTCGGGGGTGGCGTGGGGACGATGATCGAGGCGTTCATGGCTTATGCCATGGGCAAGCCTCTGTATGTGTTAATAGACACGGGGGCTTCAAGCGACAGACTTTCTCAAACATATCCCGAGTATTTTGACGATAGGAGAGTACTAAAGGTGGTTTATGTAAGCGACCCAGTAGCTTTAGCCGAGGGTGTCTGCGGCGCCGGTCCCGGCGTTTTAACTAGCTTTGGATAACCATAGCGCGGCGGCGTTTTGTATAAAATGTAGTAAAACAGAGGCGGGTAGTCCATATCTGTTATAAGCAAAGGCAAGGGCTAGGGCTATAATAAAAATGGGCACGGCGCCGAGACCTGGTTTATGTAAAAACGCGAAGAGAATAGACGATAGTAAATAAGCCGCAGTTGTACCCAGCCTACCTTTTACTTCTTCAAAAACAATTCCTCTAAACACTACCTCCTCTACCAACGGGGCTAGCGCCAAAGCTTGGATCACAGCCAGAATTTTGCCGAGGGGACATGCCAAGACTTCTACAAAGAACTTCTCTTGTGATCTACTCAACTCTATATATTCAGCACGTATGGGGGGCACAGCTATGACTACCGCCCCTGCTGCAAGTAGAGAAAGGAAGTAGACCACAAAAGCCAGAGGAAACCTCTTGCTTAGCCTCCATTTAACTAATAGCCCAGCTGGGATAAACGCCGTGTATATCGCCGTACCAGCATATAGAGTTATACAGATAGGTGGCTTTAATAATATCAACACCATCGCTATGGCGATAAACGCTACGGCGACTGCCACCTTCAGAAGGCCCATGTCCCATCTGGCAGAGTAGGCTCTCGGACATTGGCTCATGGCCTATCTAATGGAGTAGGTAAAAACGATTGCCGCCGTTACTCTGTCTTTTGTTTTCTCATTTCTTGTCCTCTCTGACTAGTTTTGACTTACAAACTCCTCTATTTCACGAACGGCTTACCTGGCCCCCAGAGGGCGGTAGCGAGGGCGCCGATTAGCGATAAAACCAACGCTCTGTCTCCCAGATGGGCCGCTCTCACCCGGCGCACCCAGGACGGGCCCCCAAGCCCCTGGGCCAGGAAAAAGATTGGTAGATAATATATAGTTTCTGAATCACATGTGAAGAGAGATCTTTATAATTGACATCTTGTAGATCATTATGTGAGTTTTGGCGGTATAACAAACTGGCGTCCCGTTAGAGTTGTGTTTAAGAGAGACGTAGATCTACCTCTGTTGGGGATTTCGCATAAAGCTGGCACTGAGACCGAAGTGCCTCTATATCTTGCGTTAAGACTAGATGAGATGGGGGCTGTAGAAATAGACGAGAGTAACGCTGTCCAGCCTAGAGATGTTGCGTCTCTGAAATATTTAGAGCAGAGAGAGAGCTACCCGGTTAAATTACCTGAGGATTTTTATCCAAGAGTTAGACTTACCATCTATCTGCTTAACAAAAAGGGTGATGTAAAAACTCTACGGACGGTAGTACAGGATGTAAGAGAGTTAGTTATTGAACGTATTAAGAAAATCTCTGTCCTCGTGGCCACAAAGCCTGACATAGTAAATGACCAAGACTTTGTAAGCCGGCTTACGCCTGAGGAAAAAGCGCTATTGTTGTCTATTCACGCAGCTATTACCTCCTTTATATTTTCTATAGTTTAACATCTGTGTAATAATTTCAGCGACGTCTTTAGCAACGACGTTGGGCGGCCTTGACGCGTCTACAACCGGGTATCCCTCCTCTCTTGCCCTCTGGAGATAGATTTCGCGTACCCGTTTTAAAAAGGCGCTGTGTTCGTACTTTTCTGAGTCCCCCCTCTGTTTTATACGAGCTATAGCTATCTCTGGGTCTACGTCAAGTATTATTGTGATGTCTGCCTTGGGAACTGCGGAATTTATAATCTTTATAAAGTCTATAGGGACGCCGGCTGCGCCTTGGTATGCTATTGAAGATTCTATATATCGTTCGCTGATTACTATATATCCTTCTCTAACCTTTGGCTCTATCTCTCTCTTATAGTGTTCTATTCTATCTGCGGCGAAAAGTAACGCATCTACATGTGGGTCAATTGTGCCGCCTTTTAAAGCCCATTCTTTTATTAATCTTCCAATAGGCCCTCCGCTGGGCTCTCTGGTGACATAGACCTTAGGTAACATCTCTGCGAGTTGTAAAATTACAGTGCTTTTGCCCGAGCCGTCGATGCCCTCTATTGCTACAAATGCCATAGTAATGACTTGAGTTATTGTTTTAAGCGATTAGGCTCGGCCTAGGTAATTTAGAATCCCTCTTGCCGCCAACACGCCGGTGGCGGCCGCTACGTTTATTCCTCTGGAAAGGCCAGCTCCGTCTCCCGCTACAAAAAGCCCGGGCACTGTCGTCATGAGGTTTTTATCTACCACAGGCCGTAGCGAATAGTATTTAATCTCAGGGGCGTAGATAAGCGTCTGGGGGCTTGCCACGCCAGGCGCAAGTTCGTCAAGTTTCTTAAGCCCCTCTATTATGTCCTCTACAACTCTATGGGGCAACGCCAGAGATATATCGCCGGGAGTTACATCTTTTAAAGTCGGCGATATGCTAGATCTTCTGATTCTATCCCAGGTAGACCTCTGTCCACGTTCTAAATCGTAGAGACGTTGTATAAGAGGCTTGCCGCCCCCCAGCTTAGTGGCTAGCTTGGCTATAGATTTACCATATTCTATAGTATCTTCCATCGGGTCTGTAAGCCTGAGCGTAACTAAGAAGGCGAAGTTTGTATTTTCGCTTTTCCTCTCTAGATAGGTCTCTCCATTTACTCCAACAGTCCCGTCTGCATATACTTCTTTTACTACAAAACCACGGGGGTTTGTACAAAATGTTCTAACCTTGTCGTCGTATTTAGAAGTGTAGAGAATTATCTTAGGGTCGCGTATTGCGTCTGTAAGAGGCTTCATGACGTGGTAAGGCACTTCTACTCTAACTCCAATATCTATAGGGCCGAAGCTAAACGAGGCGCCTAGTTTCTTTAGTTGAGAAATAAGCCACTCGGCGCCGCCGCGGCCTGGCGCTAAAAGAACGGCTCTGGCATTTAGAACTCCTCTTGTTGTTTTTACTGTAAATAACCCATTGTCTCCTTTCTCAACTTCAAGAGCCCATGTGGCATACATTATAGCCACACCTGCTTTTTCAAGGTATTGGGTTATATTCTCTACGACAGCTCTTGACCCATCTGTTCCAATATGTCTCTGGCGTATGGGTATTATCCTGGCGTTAACTCTAGCCGCTAGTGCAGAGAGCCTTTGTATGAGTTCCATTTGTGGCTCGTAGACTGCTCCAGGCGCTCCAAACTCTACGAAGGTCTTGTCTATGTAATTTATCAATTCCATTGCCTTGTCCCAATCGCCAACCAGTTCGTGAAGATCTCCTCCCACGTCTGGTCTGAGATTTATGAGACCGGAGCTCAAAGTGCCGGCTCCCCCAATTCCGTAGACAATATGACAAGGCACGCAGAAAGTACACTTCTCTAGGGGCGTTTGGAGGGGACAACGTCTCTGTGATGCTCTATACCCCCCGTCTATTAATGCAACTCTCACTCCGCCTGCCTTTGCGAGCTCAAGCGCGGCGAATAACCCGGCGGGTCCTGCTCCTACTATTACAACGTCGTAGTCTCCGACGTATTTCTCAAGAGTTCGTAGACGGGAGAGATACTGGGTGACCACCTTTGCATAGAGATGTACGCTATATATAAAGTGTTTGCAGTAAAAAATTCAATATTGTGCGATGGGTAGATATGTTAAACCTAGGCAACTTTTTATAATCTAAAGTCTTGTCAGATCGTGCTTTATGTAGTAGTAGATGGGTTCTTTGGCGATACTGGAAAGGGCAAGGTAGTAGCTTATTTAGCTCAAGCAGATAGCCCAGCACTGTGTGTAAGAACCGGCGCGCCAAATGCTGGACATACTGTAGTTCTAGGGGGTCAGACTGTCGTGTTGAGGTCTCTTCCAACCTGTTTTGTAAACCAACAGACAAAGTTAGCTGTGGCGCCAGGCGCGCTCATAAAATTAGATGTATTTCTTCTTGAGGTTGAAAAATTCGGCGGTGGGAGGACATATGTCGATTATCAAACAGGGGTGATAGAAGATAAACATGTCGAGATGGAGAGACAAGACGAGTACCTCATGAAGGTTGTGGGCTCTACTGGGCAAGGCGTGGGCGCGGCGATGGTTGATAGAGTATTGAGAAGGCTGAAACTTGCGAGAGACTTCGAAATTCTTAAGCCCTTTTTGGCAGACGTACCAACTATGATATATGAAAACAGAGGTAATGGTGTGATTATTGAGGGTACTCAGGGAACTTTTCTATCTCTATATCACGGCACATATCCGTATGTCACAAGTAGAGATGTTACGGCAAGCGGAGTTTTAAGTGAGGCGGGCGTTGGGCCGAAGGCTGTAGACGAGGTCATATTGGTCTTTAAGGCATATGTCACTAGAGTAGGCGCAGGGCCTTTGCCAGGCGAGTTGCCGCCGGATGAAATAGAGAGGAGGGGCTGGGCAGAGAGGGGGGCTGTGACAGGTAGGCCGAGGAGAGCAGCTCCGTTTAATATAGAATTGGCAAAGAGAGCTGTGCTTCTCAATACGCCAACGCAAATAGCCATTACGAAGGTAGATGTGTTATTTAAAGATGCGACAAGCAAGACACGTTGGAGTGACTTGCCGCCGGAGGCGCGTAAGTGGGTTGATGAGCTAGAAGAGACGCTGAAAGTGCCAGTGACGCTTATAGGGACGGGACCCGAGCCGCGTCACATGGTTGATTTAAGGAGAGAGAAGGGGAGGTTGTGATTTCGCCTTTTGACTGGCGCTACGGTAGTGAAGAAATCAGGGCTTTATTTACGCCACAATCTTTTATCGATACATACATAGAAGTGGAGAGGGCCCTTGTCTGCGTTTTGGAAGAGTTAGGCGTCGCTGAGAGAGGCTGTTGTAAATCGCTAGACGGCGTAAAAATAAGCGCTGAGGAGGTCTATAAACTAGAGAGAGAGACGGGACACGATATTTTAAGCCTTGTCTTTCTCTTGGAGCAGAAGAGTGGTTGCCGGTTTGTGCACTACGGTGCTACATCAAATGATATAATAGACACGGCATGGGCGTTGTTAATACGTCGCGCTCTTTCTATAGTAAAAAGGAAGCTAGATATAGCAGGTGAAGAGTTGAAACGCCTTGCTAGGAGGTATAAAAAACTTGTGATGGTGGGGCGGACTCATGGCCAGTGGGCAGAGCCAATAACTCTAGGTTTTAAATTCGCTAATTACTATTATGAGCTGTATATGGCCTGTAGATTTTTAACACAAGCTGAGGATTTCATAAGGGCTAAGATTGGGGGCGCTGTGGGAACTATGGCCGCTTGGGGAGAGCTGGGGCTTGAGATAAGGCGCCGGGTTGCAGAGAGGTTAGGCTTGCCCTACCACATAATTACGACTCAAGTAGCGCCGAGGGAGAGCTTTGCGGCTTTGGCTTCTGCGCTAGCGGTGTTAGCTACTGTTTTTGAGCGTCTAGCTACTGAAATACGTGAATTATCTAGACCT includes:
- a CDS encoding adenylosuccinate synthetase, giving the protein MLYVVVDGFFGDTGKGKVVAYLAQADSPALCVRTGAPNAGHTVVLGGQTVVLRSLPTCFVNQQTKLAVAPGALIKLDVFLLEVEKFGGGRTYVDYQTGVIEDKHVEMERQDEYLMKVVGSTGQGVGAAMVDRVLRRLKLARDFEILKPFLADVPTMIYENRGNGVIIEGTQGTFLSLYHGTYPYVTSRDVTASGVLSEAGVGPKAVDEVILVFKAYVTRVGAGPLPGELPPDEIERRGWAERGAVTGRPRRAAPFNIELAKRAVLLNTPTQIAITKVDVLFKDATSKTRWSDLPPEARKWVDELEETLKVPVTLIGTGPEPRHMVDLRREKGRL
- a CDS encoding CPBP family intramembrane glutamic endopeptidase → MSQCPRAYSARWDMGLLKVAVAVAFIAIAMVLILLKPPICITLYAGTAIYTAFIPAGLLVKWRLSKRFPLAFVVYFLSLLAAGAVVIAVPPIRAEYIELSRSQEKFFVEVLACPLGKILAVIQALALAPLVEEVVFRGIVFEEVKGRLGTTAAYLLSSILFAFLHKPGLGAVPIFIIALALAFAYNRYGLPASVLLHFIQNAAALWLSKAS
- the tmk gene encoding dTMP kinase, which gives rise to MAFVAIEGIDGSGKSTVILQLAEMLPKVYVTREPSGGPIGRLIKEWALKGGTIDPHVDALLFAADRIEHYKREIEPKVREGYIVISERYIESSIAYQGAAGVPIDFIKIINSAVPKADITIILDVDPEIAIARIKQRGDSEKYEHSAFLKRVREIYLQRAREEGYPVVDASRPPNVVAKDVAEIITQMLNYRKYKGGNSCVNRQQ
- a CDS encoding polyamine ABC transporter substrate-binding protein, encoding MVTRRRFLVGVVAATVIVAVGGSLLFFTRRQETPPVTTKAPRGGHLAVYNYSYYIDKDLLVEFEKETGIKVIYQEFESGEEAYAALLRGGGGYDLIVVPDTYLKDVIKRGYVRKIDHGRLTNIGNIDLAFFENPNDPGLQHSVPYAFGTTGFAVNYYSMAVDVGRRLDSWSDLFDFDLLEKMKNRVAMLEEFIEPVMAAKYALGIDPNDWSQEAVDKVTDLLKRQKGYIRGYMGISQIVPAIAAGELWVSQIWSGDAATARDEFIKHAGEKNADKFEYVLPKPMTHRWVDFMVIPRDAKNIDAAYAFIDFLLRPENSARITKASYYPTALKRQLIEKYLDPDILQDPAVFPPEGAKLIYLNYTEEMIKAVEKISYAVKG
- the purB gene encoding adenylosuccinate lyase; translation: MISPFDWRYGSEEIRALFTPQSFIDTYIEVERALVCVLEELGVAERGCCKSLDGVKISAEEVYKLERETGHDILSLVFLLEQKSGCRFVHYGATSNDIIDTAWALLIRRALSIVKRKLDIAGEELKRLARRYKKLVMVGRTHGQWAEPITLGFKFANYYYELYMACRFLTQAEDFIRAKIGGAVGTMAAWGELGLEIRRRVAERLGLPYHIITTQVAPRESFAALASALAVLATVFERLATEIRELSRPEIGEVIERGGGSSAMPHKTNPTVSERVVSLARYVRSLIDVALENVALWHERDLTNSANERVWIPEVFLAIDEILNSVAKVLRNIEINEARIEENLQKALPYILTEFHMNRLVREGFSRAEAYRRAREIKEVTFEYERWPIEKLIEDALSLKLCG
- a CDS encoding DUF99 family protein; the encoded protein is MSHWTSLVQPRRDTRVLLPRLLQKNFKVVAIAESFSLEDGYSIYAGVLARRDGVVEEVAFDIATLGGTDGTESVSRILKAVLRPDVGLVMLDGCVVSFYNWIDGEELWKRFRKPVACYVFEEPEGRVEEAVRKLFTDWEKRVEAYRRLGPPVPYYMRSGYKIYVRAWGIDPIDAGRAAELCTKFGKMPEPLRIAKIVASGARQFLKTIRMKI
- a CDS encoding NAD(P)/FAD-dependent oxidoreductase gives rise to the protein MVTQYLSRLRTLEKYVGDYDVVIVGAGPAGLFAALELAKAGGVRVALIDGGYRASQRRCPLQTPLEKCTFCVPCHIVYGIGGAGTLSSGLINLRPDVGGDLHELVGDWDKAMELINYIDKTFVEFGAPGAVYEPQMELIQRLSALAARVNARIIPIRQRHIGTDGSRAVVENITQYLEKAGVAIMYATWALEVEKGDNGLFTVKTTRGVLNARAVLLAPGRGGAEWLISQLKKLGASFSFGPIDIGVRVEVPYHVMKPLTDAIRDPKIILYTSKYDDKVRTFCTNPRGFVVKEVYADGTVGVNGETYLERKSENTNFAFLVTLRLTDPMEDTIEYGKSIAKLATKLGGGKPLIQRLYDLERGQRSTWDRIRRSSISPTLKDVTPGDISLALPHRVVEDIIEGLKKLDELAPGVASPQTLIYAPEIKYYSLRPVVDKNLMTTVPGLFVAGDGAGLSRGINVAAATGVLAARGILNYLGRA
- a CDS encoding MogA/MoaB family molybdenum cofactor biosynthesis protein, whose translation is MAHEEHRAKGQRVARFYIVTVSTSRYREKAEGRTPVDESGDLAEKMAREAGHQVVGRDLIPDDLYLIRRKTLELISREDVDIVVFTGGTGLTKTDVTIEAVRPLFEKEIEGFGDVFRYYSIQEVGTAAFLTRATGGIVGGKAIFLLPGSPNAVKVGMRIILAEVSHILYLIKQ